Proteins found in one Bremerella volcania genomic segment:
- a CDS encoding radical SAM protein, producing MYFRLAKRALLETDKRLVAKFLWLMGYKGLRSVQKHKARLKRGEFFPPFLYISVINSCNLRCQGCWVDVSAKQSKLDLDAMDRMLGEAKAMGNAFFGILGGEPFMHADILEIFRRHQDAYFQVFTNGHFITDEVAKELRKLGNVTPLISIEGTEIISDVRRGRGGVYSKSMEGIHNCINNKLLTGVCTSLCQSNYDDLLREEWIDRLIEMGVFYCWYHGYRVVGPVPNPDLALTPEQQLAVRKFVVEMRTKKPIAIIDAYHDADGNALCPAATGFTHHISPYGDIEPCPVIQFAKESIHDERPLRQVFNESEYLRDFRELAAKNTRGCIILERPDLLGDFAREHEAKDTTVRGEAYQELDVLKSNPSQYNPGNEIPEKSWVYWLLKKYAFHDYGAYKKNFNIENWQPTIHQGGTSSTAAPDNLVQLQVDSSSKA from the coding sequence ATGTATTTCCGTCTGGCGAAACGCGCTCTTCTGGAAACGGACAAACGTCTCGTTGCCAAGTTCCTGTGGCTGATGGGCTATAAGGGGCTGCGCAGCGTTCAGAAGCACAAAGCTCGTCTTAAACGGGGTGAGTTCTTTCCGCCGTTTCTGTACATCTCGGTCATTAACAGCTGCAACCTGCGTTGCCAGGGGTGCTGGGTCGACGTTTCGGCCAAGCAGTCGAAGCTCGATCTCGATGCGATGGATCGGATGCTGGGCGAAGCCAAAGCGATGGGGAACGCCTTTTTTGGAATCCTCGGCGGCGAACCGTTCATGCACGCCGACATCCTGGAGATCTTTCGCCGGCATCAAGACGCTTACTTCCAGGTCTTCACCAATGGGCACTTCATTACTGACGAAGTCGCCAAGGAACTACGCAAGCTGGGGAACGTTACCCCACTGATCAGCATCGAAGGGACCGAGATCATCAGTGACGTGCGTCGCGGTCGCGGCGGCGTGTACAGCAAGTCGATGGAAGGGATTCACAACTGCATCAACAACAAGCTGCTAACCGGCGTGTGCACCAGTTTGTGTCAGTCGAACTATGACGATCTGCTGCGAGAAGAGTGGATCGATCGGCTGATTGAGATGGGGGTGTTCTACTGTTGGTATCACGGCTACCGCGTGGTCGGGCCGGTGCCGAATCCCGATCTCGCGCTCACGCCAGAGCAGCAACTGGCAGTGCGGAAGTTCGTCGTCGAGATGCGCACGAAAAAGCCGATCGCCATCATCGACGCCTACCACGATGCCGACGGTAACGCACTCTGCCCGGCGGCGACCGGGTTCACGCATCACATCAGCCCCTATGGTGATATCGAGCCGTGCCCGGTGATTCAGTTCGCGAAGGAATCGATTCACGACGAACGTCCGCTGCGTCAGGTATTCAATGAGTCGGAGTACCTGCGTGACTTCCGCGAACTGGCCGCGAAGAACACCCGCGGCTGCATCATCCTGGAACGACCGGATCTGCTGGGGGACTTTGCCCGGGAGCATGAAGCGAAAGACACGACCGTGCGAGGCGAGGCGTATCAGGAACTCGACGTGCTCAAGTCGAATCCCTCGCAATACAATCCGGGGAATGAAATTCCGGAGAAAAGCTGGGTCTACTGGTTGTTGAAGAAGTATGCGTTCCATGACTATGGGGCATACAAGAAGAACTTCAATATCGAGAACTGGCAGCCGACGATTCATCAAGGAGGAACGTCCTCGACGGCAGCTCCTGATAACCTGGTTCAGCTGCAAGTCGATTCGTCCAGCAAGGCGTGA
- a CDS encoding outer membrane protein assembly factor BamB family protein, which translates to MKSKLTIPLTAILFAIAAVAQLRADWPLYRGNALAQGVSDETLSDNLDVRWKLEIENGAFEATPIVVDGIVYIGDLDGRVYAVKLEDGSKVWTYEGNVDQLSGFMGSPAYREGRIYVGDIDGVLHCLNAEDGKLIWKFEAGLEINGSVNFYQDKILIGSQDAHLYCLDKEDGKLVWKVEIDDQIRCMPTVVSNRGFVAGCDSKLHVIDLDKGEPIGTVPIDGPTGSAPAVRDDVAYFGTEAGSFFAINWKDLKVVWQYQDERNRQQIRASAAVLPDRVLFGSFSKNLVSLDLATGKEQWTFKARGKINSSPIVAGTRVYFGSADSRVRAVDLSTGKEVWQFEAKSGFPAGPAVSNGCLLIATERGVLYCFAEKK; encoded by the coding sequence ATGAAATCGAAACTGACGATCCCTCTGACCGCGATCCTTTTCGCAATCGCAGCCGTCGCTCAGCTGCGCGCGGACTGGCCCCTGTATCGTGGTAACGCCCTCGCTCAAGGTGTTTCCGACGAGACTCTTTCGGACAACCTGGACGTCCGATGGAAGCTTGAAATCGAGAACGGCGCCTTCGAGGCAACCCCGATCGTCGTGGATGGGATCGTCTACATCGGCGACCTCGACGGGCGCGTCTACGCCGTGAAGCTCGAAGATGGCTCGAAGGTTTGGACCTACGAAGGGAACGTCGATCAGCTTTCTGGGTTCATGGGTTCGCCTGCCTATCGCGAAGGGCGAATCTACGTCGGTGACATCGACGGCGTGCTGCACTGCCTGAATGCGGAAGACGGTAAGCTCATCTGGAAGTTTGAAGCCGGCCTGGAAATCAACGGCAGCGTCAACTTCTACCAAGATAAAATTTTGATCGGATCGCAAGACGCTCACCTCTATTGCCTGGACAAAGAGGATGGCAAGCTGGTCTGGAAAGTGGAGATCGACGATCAAATCCGCTGCATGCCGACGGTCGTTTCCAATCGTGGATTCGTCGCCGGTTGCGACAGCAAGCTGCACGTGATTGACCTGGACAAGGGGGAACCAATCGGCACGGTACCAATCGACGGCCCAACCGGTTCAGCCCCTGCGGTGCGTGACGATGTGGCGTACTTCGGTACGGAAGCCGGATCGTTTTTCGCCATCAACTGGAAAGACCTGAAGGTCGTCTGGCAGTATCAAGACGAGCGCAACCGACAGCAGATTCGCGCGAGTGCCGCGGTGCTTCCCGATCGGGTGTTGTTCGGTTCGTTCAGCAAGAACCTCGTTTCACTGGATCTTGCAACGGGAAAAGAACAATGGACCTTTAAAGCCCGAGGCAAAATCAATAGTTCACCGATCGTAGCTGGCACTCGCGTTTACTTTGGTTCCGCCGACAGTCGCGTTCGTGCTGTCGACCTGAGTACCGGCAAGGAAGTTTGGCAATTTGAGGCCAAGAGCGGTTTCCCCGCTGGCCCGGCCGTCTCGAACGGCTGCCTGCTGATTGCCACCGAGCGAGGCGTGTTGTACTGCTTCGCCGAGAAGAAATAA
- a CDS encoding glycine cleavage system protein H, protein MSDELVFMMGKFEARFPTDRQYAKNHCWATRSGDAYRFGFSAYAVRLLQDVYFLEWQVDEGAKIVEGQEIGFIESSKAESELYPPIPGVLARLNPELMSDPSRINVDMYGEGWLYEINGSGETLLDPHQYIEHLASVWEITQRTIKGQLNE, encoded by the coding sequence ATGAGCGACGAGTTGGTCTTCATGATGGGGAAATTCGAGGCCCGCTTCCCCACCGACCGGCAATACGCCAAAAACCACTGCTGGGCGACCCGAAGCGGAGATGCCTACCGATTCGGGTTTTCTGCTTACGCGGTGCGTCTGCTCCAGGATGTCTATTTCCTGGAGTGGCAGGTTGACGAAGGTGCTAAAATTGTCGAAGGTCAAGAGATCGGCTTTATTGAAAGCAGCAAAGCTGAAAGCGAACTCTATCCCCCCATTCCCGGTGTTCTGGCGCGGTTGAACCCCGAGTTGATGAGCGACCCTTCGAGGATTAACGTCGATATGTACGGAGAAGGATGGCTCTACGAAATTAACGGCAGCGGCGAAACGCTGCTCGACCCGCACCAATATATCGAGCACCTTGCGTCGGTCTGGGAAATCACCCAGCGGACCATCAAGGGACAACTGAACGAGTAA
- a CDS encoding TIGR02281 family clan AA aspartic protease translates to MPLKASMSLTAVLLLLVASIASARTWKSADGGYSVEAELVKVDGDKVALKRADGQVITVPLNRLSTEDQQFIKSQDMPEAEGAMEGDPRKALEAKGLRALSRGLILDDETKFSKDERDSSKLKRVLFTKDKELATIKKQEEMIRARMTQMTQANVQFNAQLTQLGPNDITLNNRLVGAINANVAQIRLMEQQLEGIEKATKAARAEASKAREDYIEHILALRKQADAINNRYAELAADPDVKKTVSQLNSDPDNSYELGASTAFKSALIRLKSMEDSILSEEIPLRDDGGNAMMVSVVLNGEHNVEMHVDSGASLISLPYTMAAKCGIEVTSEDPEIILELADGSQIKANLKTIPMVRVGKFTVKDVECAVLSPTAVNAAPLLGMSFLGQFKFELDAQKGVLNMVKIETESSSSRSR, encoded by the coding sequence ATGCCGCTGAAAGCATCCATGTCGCTGACCGCCGTACTTCTATTGTTGGTCGCATCCATTGCCTCGGCACGCACCTGGAAAAGTGCGGACGGCGGTTACAGCGTCGAAGCCGAATTGGTCAAGGTCGACGGCGACAAAGTCGCACTCAAGCGAGCCGACGGCCAGGTCATCACGGTTCCCTTGAATCGACTCAGCACCGAAGATCAGCAGTTCATCAAATCGCAAGACATGCCAGAGGCCGAAGGCGCCATGGAAGGTGATCCCCGCAAGGCGCTCGAAGCGAAAGGCCTGCGTGCGCTGAGCCGCGGTTTGATCCTCGACGACGAAACAAAGTTCAGCAAGGACGAACGCGATTCGAGCAAGCTGAAGCGTGTCCTTTTCACCAAGGATAAAGAACTGGCCACGATCAAAAAGCAGGAAGAGATGATTCGGGCCCGCATGACGCAGATGACCCAGGCCAACGTCCAGTTCAACGCCCAATTGACTCAACTCGGTCCCAACGACATCACCTTGAACAACCGCCTGGTGGGTGCCATCAATGCCAACGTCGCTCAAATTCGTTTGATGGAGCAGCAGTTGGAAGGAATCGAAAAGGCGACCAAAGCCGCGCGGGCGGAAGCCAGCAAAGCGCGCGAGGACTACATCGAACACATCCTTGCTCTGAGAAAACAGGCCGATGCGATCAACAATCGCTACGCGGAACTCGCCGCTGACCCGGACGTCAAGAAAACCGTCAGCCAACTCAACAGCGACCCGGACAACTCGTACGAGCTAGGCGCATCGACCGCATTCAAGAGCGCGCTCATCCGGCTGAAGTCGATGGAAGATTCCATTCTCTCGGAAGAGATTCCGTTGCGGGACGATGGTGGGAACGCAATGATGGTCTCGGTGGTCCTCAACGGAGAACACAACGTCGAAATGCACGTCGACTCGGGTGCCAGCCTGATCAGCCTTCCCTATACCATGGCAGCCAAATGCGGAATTGAAGTGACCTCGGAAGATCCCGAGATCATTCTCGAATTGGCCGACGGCAGTCAGATCAAAGCCAACCTGAAAACCATTCCCATGGTTCGCGTGGGCAAGTTCACCGTGAAAGACGTCGAGTGCGCCGTGCTCAGTCCTACGGCCGTTAACGCCGCTCCCCTGCTGGGCATGAGCTTCCTGGGGCAGTTCAAGTTTGAACTCGACGCCCAGAAGGGTGTCCTGAACATGGTCAAAATCGAGACCGAAAGTTCCTCGAGCCGATCTCGCTAA
- a CDS encoding coproporphyrinogen-III oxidase family protein, producing the protein MATDSTKTEVGSYFISNYPPFSQWSEAYADDLNTAMHSPPREGVPLGLYLHVPFCRKRCKFCYFRVYTDKNAQEVETYVSALVKEIELVSQTEAMGGRPFRFVYFGGGTPSFLSPKQLKRLEDRLRTSISWDQAEEVTFECEPGTLRESKVKALRDMGVTRLSLGVENFFDHILEENGRAHLSKEVYTAWEWIEAAKFPNVNIDLIAGMVGETWDTWKENIRKVLEFSPESVTIYQMELPFNTVYSQDILGNKIETPVADWPMKRAWVSYAFDELAKAGYSVSSAYTMVKDPSKVNFSYRDNLFGGSDLLATGVASFGHISGIHYQNKTEWADYTGTLLDKGELPLKRAYRPTPEQLLIRETILLLKRGYLDADYFRQKFGVEILEKWSDIWKQYQEEGFVTINGDRIELTRDGLLRADGLLPPFFEPQFQGVRYT; encoded by the coding sequence ATGGCCACCGATTCCACCAAGACCGAAGTCGGTAGTTACTTCATTTCCAACTACCCGCCGTTCTCGCAGTGGAGCGAAGCGTACGCCGACGACCTCAACACGGCGATGCATTCCCCTCCGCGCGAAGGCGTGCCGCTGGGTTTGTATTTGCATGTCCCTTTTTGCCGCAAGCGCTGCAAGTTCTGTTACTTCCGCGTCTACACCGACAAGAACGCCCAGGAAGTCGAAACGTACGTTTCGGCCTTGGTAAAGGAAATCGAACTGGTCAGCCAGACCGAAGCAATGGGAGGGCGACCGTTCCGCTTTGTTTACTTTGGCGGTGGTACCCCGTCGTTCCTGAGCCCGAAACAACTAAAGCGCCTGGAAGACCGCCTGCGTACGAGCATCAGTTGGGATCAGGCCGAAGAAGTGACCTTCGAGTGCGAGCCTGGCACCCTTCGCGAATCGAAGGTGAAAGCCCTGCGTGACATGGGCGTTACCCGGCTGAGCCTGGGCGTCGAGAACTTCTTCGACCACATCCTGGAAGAGAACGGCCGGGCTCACCTTTCCAAGGAGGTTTACACCGCTTGGGAATGGATCGAGGCCGCCAAGTTTCCCAACGTGAATATCGACCTGATCGCCGGTATGGTCGGCGAGACGTGGGACACGTGGAAAGAGAACATCAGGAAGGTCCTCGAGTTCTCGCCTGAGAGCGTGACCATCTACCAGATGGAGTTGCCGTTTAATACGGTCTACTCGCAGGACATCCTGGGGAACAAGATCGAAACGCCGGTTGCCGACTGGCCTATGAAGCGAGCCTGGGTCAGCTATGCGTTCGATGAACTGGCCAAAGCGGGCTACAGCGTCAGCAGCGCCTACACGATGGTCAAAGACCCCAGCAAAGTGAATTTCAGTTACCGCGACAACCTGTTCGGCGGCAGTGATCTTCTGGCCACCGGCGTGGCGAGCTTTGGTCATATCAGCGGCATTCACTACCAGAACAAGACCGAGTGGGCCGACTACACCGGCACGCTGCTCGACAAGGGAGAACTCCCCCTCAAGCGAGCCTATCGTCCGACGCCGGAACAACTACTCATCCGGGAAACGATCTTGCTGCTCAAGCGGGGTTACCTCGATGCCGACTACTTCCGCCAGAAGTTTGGAGTCGAGATCCTCGAGAAATGGTCCGATATCTGGAAACAGTACCAAGAAGAAGGCTTCGTCACGATCAACGGAGATCGCATCGAACTGACTCGGGACGGTTTGCTGCGGGCCGATGGCCTGCTGCCGCCGTTCTTTGAACCGCAGTTCCAGGGAGTGCGGTACACCTAA
- a CDS encoding ATP-binding protein: protein MPKRLTVVVSQGQSNNPAKRKLEEDIVASLLFEPGIEVTIVPHLYDLKADGPGIMGLQAITTDFVVISWLYERATRWTLDRNNIRGQEGTTLLVHETDEDEDDLLDDEPADEDKLRVIENRPLPNRLIYCIDLRVSNQVADYVDEVKRIQKEISTQVVQLGGLGAAPSPTPQQLERVANPTNDTALKEGGELEKPAVIEPFRIEEDATRRWYPVIDYSRCTNCMECIDFCLFGVYGVDGAETILVEMPDNCRKGCPACSRVCPENAIIFPQHKTPTIAGSDEVAGGGLKIDLSQLFGKPKEDEKSLDTAVRERDEQLLLAGREAVGEAVGVPKRQAQKDDRAKDELDDLIDAVDDLDI, encoded by the coding sequence ATGCCCAAACGTTTGACGGTCGTCGTCAGCCAAGGCCAAAGCAACAATCCAGCCAAACGCAAGCTGGAAGAAGATATCGTTGCGTCGCTGCTGTTCGAGCCTGGCATCGAGGTCACGATCGTTCCCCACTTATACGACCTGAAAGCCGACGGTCCTGGGATCATGGGCCTGCAAGCGATTACGACCGACTTCGTGGTTATCTCGTGGCTGTACGAACGAGCTACCCGCTGGACGCTCGACAGGAATAACATCCGCGGCCAGGAAGGAACGACCTTGCTGGTTCACGAAACGGATGAAGACGAAGACGATTTACTGGATGACGAACCGGCCGACGAAGACAAGCTGCGCGTCATCGAGAACCGCCCTCTTCCCAATCGCTTGATCTACTGCATCGACCTCCGCGTGTCGAACCAGGTCGCAGACTACGTGGACGAGGTCAAACGCATTCAGAAGGAGATCTCGACCCAGGTCGTTCAGTTGGGTGGACTCGGTGCGGCTCCTTCTCCTACGCCGCAACAACTGGAACGTGTTGCCAACCCGACAAACGACACTGCCTTGAAAGAAGGTGGCGAGCTTGAAAAGCCGGCGGTCATCGAGCCCTTCCGCATCGAAGAAGATGCCACGCGCCGCTGGTACCCAGTGATCGATTACAGCCGATGCACCAACTGCATGGAGTGCATCGACTTCTGCCTGTTCGGTGTGTACGGCGTCGACGGGGCCGAGACCATTCTGGTCGAAATGCCGGACAATTGCCGCAAGGGGTGCCCCGCTTGCAGCCGCGTCTGTCCGGAAAACGCGATCATCTTCCCACAGCACAAGACGCCCACGATCGCAGGCAGCGATGAGGTGGCCGGCGGCGGCTTGAAGATCGATCTCTCGCAGCTGTTCGGTAAGCCCAAGGAAGACGAAAAGTCGCTCGATACGGCGGTTCGGGAACGGGACGAACAGCTTCTATTGGCAGGCCGTGAAGCGGTCGGGGAAGCCGTCGGCGTACCCAAACGTCAAGCCCAGAAAGACGACCGCGCCAAAGACGAACTCGACGACCTGATCGATGCAGTCGACGATTTGGACATCTAA
- a CDS encoding protein-tyrosine phosphatase family protein, translating to MRIVACLLLLSLGSTSLGQDPSKLPHGEHLPGVDNVLKVTPHVVSGSQPHSEEGFKTLKELGIDVIVSVDGATPDVENARKYGMRYVHVPIGYDGISDEAQATLKRVMKDFKQDKIFFHCHHGKHRGPAAAAVACYESGDLTENQALDFMRSAGTSSDYAGLWKEITEFKPIPITTELPMLVEVAEVESIAAAMAKIDRIYDHLVLCEKAAWKAPPEHADLDPAQQALLMQEGLHETGRLLMDDQYDAKFRQMLTETETLSKKLKLQIEEGQTLEASKTLKAVKASCSACHSDYRD from the coding sequence ATGCGCATCGTTGCCTGCCTACTGCTTCTTTCCCTGGGATCAACCTCCCTGGGGCAAGATCCATCGAAGCTTCCCCACGGAGAGCATCTGCCAGGGGTTGATAACGTTTTGAAGGTAACCCCGCATGTCGTCAGCGGGAGCCAGCCGCATAGCGAAGAGGGTTTTAAGACGCTTAAGGAGTTGGGCATCGATGTGATTGTCTCGGTCGACGGGGCCACGCCGGACGTCGAAAATGCCCGCAAGTATGGCATGCGCTATGTTCACGTGCCGATCGGCTACGATGGCATCTCGGACGAAGCCCAGGCCACGCTTAAACGCGTCATGAAGGATTTCAAGCAGGATAAGATCTTCTTCCATTGCCATCACGGCAAGCATCGCGGTCCGGCTGCCGCTGCAGTTGCTTGTTACGAATCCGGCGATCTGACGGAGAACCAGGCCCTCGACTTCATGCGCAGCGCCGGCACCAGTTCTGACTACGCGGGACTGTGGAAAGAGATCACCGAGTTCAAACCCATTCCGATCACCACCGAGCTTCCGATGCTGGTTGAAGTGGCCGAAGTCGAATCGATTGCCGCGGCAATGGCGAAGATTGATCGCATCTACGATCATCTCGTGCTGTGCGAAAAGGCCGCTTGGAAAGCCCCGCCTGAACATGCCGACCTCGACCCAGCCCAGCAGGCCTTGCTGATGCAGGAAGGCCTGCATGAAACGGGACGTTTATTGATGGATGATCAGTACGACGCGAAGTTCCGCCAGATGCTGACCGAAACCGAAACGCTGAGTAAGAAGCTGAAGCTACAGATTGAAGAGGGGCAAACGTTAGAAGCCTCGAAGACGCTTAAAGCGGTCAAGGCTTCCTGTTCGGCCTGTCATAGCGATTACCGCGACTAA
- a CDS encoding aldehyde dehydrogenase family protein: MLNIPAIRWGKPYDSLEKEDVVHFRTGEPIAQLSQVGGGILKRDMRKAQSARDALLQFSPEEILEKLAVAGKLYLEADLPIGDGSQTPEAFVHAQSATTGLPEHMCRSNMQKNAFVLQNMPKILDSLTRGLDLNILARGYGKEPGRDVMLSYQVQSPVLGAVLPSNSPGVHTLWLPAVALQLGLVLKPGGKEPWTPYRIFSAMVEAGLPAEAFSLYPGAGGDVGASLLSSVDRAMVFGGQQTIDQYAGNPKVQPHGPGFSKILLADDVVDDWPQYLDLMVQSVFANSGRSCINASGIWASRHTREIAQAIAEKIGPTEIKDPTDDQAALAAFTMPGMAPAVWGMIESDLAEDGVTDYTASYGDRLVQMERCDYLKPMVVHAENPEKQVASKEYMFPFVSVVECPQEEMIQKIGYSLICTAITGNEEFARQLVNATHIDRLNIGPIPTHKVDWLQPHEGNIIEFLFRSRAYQSAPVQVAAS, encoded by the coding sequence ATGCTGAACATTCCTGCTATCCGTTGGGGCAAGCCCTACGACTCGCTCGAAAAAGAAGACGTCGTCCACTTCCGTACCGGCGAGCCCATCGCACAGCTGAGCCAGGTCGGTGGGGGCATCCTCAAGCGAGACATGCGTAAAGCCCAGTCCGCTCGCGATGCTCTTCTGCAATTCAGCCCGGAAGAGATTCTGGAGAAGCTGGCTGTCGCCGGCAAGCTTTACTTGGAAGCCGATCTGCCCATCGGTGATGGTTCGCAGACGCCTGAAGCATTTGTGCATGCTCAAAGCGCCACGACCGGCCTGCCAGAACACATGTGCCGCTCGAACATGCAGAAGAATGCCTTCGTGCTGCAGAACATGCCTAAAATTCTCGACTCGCTCACCCGCGGGCTCGATCTCAACATCCTGGCTCGTGGCTACGGGAAAGAACCCGGCCGCGACGTCATGCTCAGCTATCAAGTTCAAAGTCCGGTACTCGGCGCCGTGTTGCCTTCCAATTCACCCGGGGTGCATACCCTGTGGCTTCCGGCCGTCGCGCTTCAACTTGGTCTGGTACTCAAGCCAGGTGGAAAGGAGCCATGGACGCCGTACCGGATTTTCTCTGCCATGGTCGAAGCAGGCTTGCCTGCCGAAGCATTCAGCTTGTATCCCGGTGCCGGTGGCGACGTGGGTGCTTCGCTGCTCTCGTCAGTCGATCGAGCGATGGTCTTCGGCGGCCAGCAGACGATCGATCAGTACGCCGGTAACCCCAAGGTTCAGCCGCACGGCCCAGGCTTCAGCAAGATCCTGCTGGCCGATGACGTGGTTGACGATTGGCCGCAGTACTTGGACCTGATGGTACAAAGCGTTTTCGCCAACAGCGGACGAAGCTGCATCAATGCCTCAGGCATTTGGGCTTCGCGTCACACCAGGGAAATCGCTCAAGCGATTGCTGAGAAGATCGGCCCGACCGAGATTAAAGACCCAACCGACGACCAGGCCGCACTGGCAGCGTTCACCATGCCTGGCATGGCTCCGGCGGTATGGGGCATGATTGAGTCCGACCTGGCCGAAGATGGCGTAACCGACTACACCGCATCGTACGGCGATCGCCTGGTTCAGATGGAACGCTGCGACTATCTCAAGCCGATGGTCGTTCACGCGGAGAATCCAGAGAAACAAGTCGCCAGCAAAGAGTACATGTTCCCGTTCGTCTCCGTGGTCGAGTGCCCTCAGGAAGAGATGATCCAGAAGATCGGTTACTCACTGATTTGCACGGCCATCACTGGCAACGAGGAGTTTGCTCGCCAACTAGTTAACGCGACGCACATCGACCGCTTGAACATCGGTCCGATTCCGACGCACAAGGTTGATTGGCTGCAGCCGCACGAAGGGAACATCATCGAGTTCCTCTTCCGCAGCCGAGCCTATCAATCGGCTCCGGTTCAGGTCGCGGCTTCGTAG
- a CDS encoding iron-containing alcohol dehydrogenase, translated as MIPFDFQPRTRIVFGPDSLQRLGELALELGAKRALLVSDPGVIKAGHTQRGIDCLESAGVQAFLFDGVQENPSTVNVAHGVEFAKQHEPELIVGLGGGSAMDCAKGINFLLTNGGEMKDYWGVGKATQEMLPMIAVPTTAGTGSEAQSFALITDAETHVKMACGDKKAACRIALLDPKLTVTQPQKVTALTGIDAISHALETFVTKKRNEVSLSFSREAWRLLAGNFTKVLASPEDVEARGAMQLGACFAGLAIENSMLGAAHALANPLTAHYGVVHGQAVGVMLPSVIRYNGKAFNELYQDLLMIPVDLPNYPQPEQGAEGLANLVQSWVDTAGLATNLNQLSINGEKLETLSADAAKQWTGNFNPRDVDAGEFSKLYRSAMQ; from the coding sequence ATGATTCCATTCGACTTCCAGCCACGCACACGGATTGTGTTTGGTCCGGATAGCCTTCAGCGGCTCGGCGAACTAGCCTTAGAGCTCGGCGCGAAGCGAGCGCTGCTGGTCAGCGATCCTGGAGTTATTAAAGCTGGTCATACCCAGCGGGGAATCGATTGTCTGGAATCGGCCGGCGTCCAGGCTTTTCTGTTCGACGGCGTGCAAGAGAACCCCTCGACCGTCAACGTCGCCCATGGCGTTGAGTTCGCAAAGCAGCACGAGCCTGAGTTGATCGTCGGTCTGGGTGGCGGCAGCGCGATGGACTGTGCCAAGGGGATCAATTTCCTGCTAACCAACGGCGGTGAAATGAAGGACTATTGGGGCGTCGGCAAGGCAACCCAGGAGATGCTTCCGATGATCGCCGTTCCGACCACAGCCGGAACAGGAAGCGAAGCCCAATCGTTCGCCTTGATCACCGACGCCGAAACGCACGTCAAAATGGCCTGCGGTGATAAGAAAGCGGCCTGCCGTATTGCCCTGCTCGATCCCAAGCTAACCGTAACCCAGCCGCAAAAGGTTACGGCCCTGACCGGTATCGACGCGATCAGTCATGCGTTGGAAACGTTCGTCACGAAGAAGCGTAACGAAGTGAGCCTGAGCTTCAGCCGTGAAGCGTGGCGTCTGCTGGCAGGCAACTTCACCAAGGTGCTCGCCAGCCCGGAAGACGTCGAGGCCCGCGGAGCGATGCAATTGGGTGCCTGCTTCGCCGGATTAGCCATTGAGAATTCGATGCTCGGCGCCGCGCACGCGTTGGCCAATCCTTTGACGGCTCACTACGGCGTGGTGCATGGCCAGGCCGTAGGTGTGATGCTTCCGTCGGTGATTCGCTACAACGGCAAAGCATTTAACGAGCTTTACCAAGACTTGCTTATGATCCCGGTCGATTTGCCCAACTATCCCCAACCAGAACAAGGCGCCGAGGGATTAGCCAACCTGGTGCAAAGCTGGGTCGATACGGCGGGGCTTGCGACCAACTTGAATCAACTGTCGATCAACGGTGAAAAGCTCGAGACCCTTTCCGCCGACGCGGCCAAGCAATGGACCGGGAACTTTAATCCTCGAGATGTTGATGCCGGCGAATTCTCGAAGCTTTACCGATCGGCCATGCAGTAA